The window AACTATTGAGTATCCGATAGTTGAAACTGCTAAAGCGGTTAAGATCCCAATAAGACCGGTACTTTCTTTTTTAATATTAGGAATCCTTTTCTTTTTAGCAGTGTGGATCTCTAAAAAAGGAAAAGATCCCGACACATTTCGCACTTCTTCCAATTTTCCTAAAAATATTTTAGAAGGAAGATGGCCTTCTTGGATAGGCGGGATCGGAGCGGGAGTTCTTTCCTTCGTTTATTATTTAAGAGTTAGACCCGTCGGAGTCACTTCTGAATTGGGCAGATTAAGCAGAGAAGTCGGAAACTTACTCCAGATCATTCCGACCCGATTAGAGGGATTGGATACTATCTCCGGATGTGTGACTTCTGCAGAAGGCGCCAGATTTTTTACGATCAATGCAGTATTCGTTCTAAGTTTAGTCTTTGGCTCCTTCGGTTCCGCAGTAGGAGCCAAACAATTCTCCTTTAGCTTGGGGGAAAATCCAGGATTTAAAGCGGGGATCTCCTTGTTCGGCGGTATCTTTTTAGGATGGGGAGCAATGGTCTCAATAGGTTGCACCTTTGGGACATTCTTTTCCGGAATTTCAGCACACTCACTTTCCGGTTTTGTGTTTGCTATCGGACTCGTTCCGGGCATTCTCGCTGGATTAGCATTATTAAAGATCAAATAAGAAATAACAAAAGGTGAATCAATGAATAGAAAATTATTTATCATATTACTGGCCCTTCTTCCTTTCTTTGTAAGCTGCGGAAAGAAAGAAGCACCCAATCTTCCCGGAGATAGAAAAAATCTGAAGATCGGGATTTGCCCTGGGCCATACGGGGATCTTTTGAAAAAAGGTGTGTTTCCTGATTTAGAGAAGAAGGGATACAAGATCGAGATCGTTCAGTTCAGCGACTATATCCAACCAAATCTTGCGTTGGCTTCAGGTGATATAGATGCGAATTTGTTCCAACATCTTCCTTACCTGAAAAAGTTTACTGCGGATAAAAATCTAAAGTTAAGCGCCATTATAAATATTCCAACTGCTCCTATGTCTGTGTTCGCAGGAAAAACTAAAAATCCTAAGGACATAAAGGAGAAGGCTTCGATCGCTCTTCC is drawn from Leptospira saintgironsiae and contains these coding sequences:
- a CDS encoding YeeE/YedE thiosulfate transporter family protein, which encodes TIEYPIVETAKAVKIPIRPVLSFLILGILFFLAVWISKKGKDPDTFRTSSNFPKNILEGRWPSWIGGIGAGVLSFVYYLRVRPVGVTSELGRLSREVGNLLQIIPTRLEGLDTISGCVTSAEGARFFTINAVFVLSLVFGSFGSAVGAKQFSFSLGENPGFKAGISLFGGIFLGWGAMVSIGCTFGTFFSGISAHSLSGFVFAIGLVPGILAGLALLKIK